A region of Rhodospirillales bacterium DNA encodes the following proteins:
- a CDS encoding homoserine dehydrogenase: protein MAGPLRIGVAGLGTVGGGVVKLLREHRDLLERRCGRELRVVAASARNTRKKRDFPLGRIRLEKDALKLAAAKDVDVVVEAIGGSDGVARALVEAAIANGKHVVTANKALLALHGAGIARAAEAAGVILAYEAAVAGGIPIIKAVREGLVGNRVTRLYGILNGTCNYILTTMRETGRDFADVLAEAQKLGYAEADPSFDVDGIDAAHKLALLAAAAFGCPPNFKGVHVEGIRRVGALDIRFAEELDCRIKLLGVARETTLGIEQRVHPCLVPRSAPIASVDGVFNAVVVEGDFVGSTMFQGRGAGAGPTASAVVADLVDVARGHGLPPFVVPAASLVARRASPMRAHRGAYYVRLMVRDRPGVIADVSAALRDEDVSMQSMLQHGRAGGADESVAVVLTTHVTEEAAMTRAIRRIKALRTVIEAPNVIRIESP, encoded by the coding sequence ATGGCCGGCCCCCTGCGTATCGGCGTCGCCGGACTGGGAACGGTCGGCGGCGGGGTGGTCAAGCTGTTGCGCGAGCACCGCGACCTCCTGGAGCGGCGGTGCGGGCGCGAGCTGCGCGTCGTCGCCGCCAGCGCCCGGAACACGCGCAAGAAGCGCGATTTTCCGCTCGGGCGTATCCGCCTGGAGAAGGACGCGCTGAAGCTGGCGGCGGCGAAGGACGTCGACGTCGTGGTCGAGGCGATCGGTGGCAGCGACGGCGTGGCGCGCGCGCTGGTCGAGGCGGCGATCGCCAACGGCAAGCACGTGGTGACCGCCAACAAGGCGTTGCTGGCGTTGCACGGGGCCGGCATCGCGCGCGCCGCCGAGGCGGCCGGCGTGATCCTCGCCTACGAGGCGGCCGTGGCCGGCGGCATCCCGATCATCAAGGCGGTGCGCGAGGGCCTGGTCGGCAACCGCGTGACGCGCCTCTACGGGATCCTCAACGGCACCTGCAACTACATCCTCACGACCATGCGCGAGACCGGCCGCGATTTCGCCGACGTGCTCGCCGAGGCGCAGAAGCTGGGCTACGCCGAGGCCGATCCAAGCTTCGACGTCGACGGGATCGACGCCGCGCACAAGCTGGCGCTGCTCGCCGCGGCGGCGTTCGGTTGTCCGCCCAACTTCAAGGGCGTGCACGTCGAGGGCATCCGCCGCGTCGGCGCGCTCGACATCCGCTTCGCCGAGGAGCTTGACTGCCGCATCAAGCTGCTGGGCGTCGCGCGCGAGACGACGCTCGGCATCGAGCAGCGCGTGCATCCCTGCCTGGTGCCGAGATCGGCGCCGATCGCCAGCGTCGACGGCGTGTTCAACGCCGTCGTCGTCGAGGGCGATTTCGTCGGATCCACGATGTTCCAGGGCCGCGGCGCCGGCGCCGGTCCGACCGCCAGCGCGGTCGTCGCCGACCTTGTCGACGTGGCGCGCGGCCACGGCCTGCCGCCGTTCGTCGTGCCGGCGGCCTCGCTGGTCGCGCGGCGGGCCTCGCCGATGCGCGCGCACCGCGGCGCCTACTATGTGCGCCTGATGGTGCGCGACCGGCCGGGCGTCATCGCCGATGTCTCGGCGGCGCTGCGCGACGAGGACGTGTCGATGCAGTCGATGCTGCAGCACGGCCGCGCCGGCGGCGCCGACGAGAGCGTCGCCGTCGTGCTGACGACGCACGTCACGGAGGAGGCGGCGATGACGCGCGCGATCAGGCGCATCAAGGCGCTGCGCACCGTGATCGAGGCGCCCAACGTCATCAGGATCGAGAGCCCGTAG
- the glpX gene encoding class II fructose-bisphosphatase, with product MDRNLALEVVRVTEAAALAASKLMGRGDEKAADQAAVDAMRQALNTLEIDGTVVIGEGERDEAPMLYIGEKVGTGKGPKIDIALDPLEGTTITAKGGPNALAVIAMAEEGGFLNAPDVYMDKIAVGGGLPDGVVDLDASPAENLKNLAKAKGVEVHDLVVCILDRPRHNELIARTREAGARIMLIGDGDVSGVIATSQPESGVDIYIGSGGAPEGVLAAAALRCIGGQMQGRLLFRNDDEKSRARKWGVTDLNRKYGMLDMAKGDVMFAATGVTNGSMLKGVRRFAGGAETHSLVMRSKTGTVRYVEAVHNFKIKSGLPSWA from the coding sequence ATGGACCGCAACCTCGCGCTCGAGGTGGTGCGCGTCACCGAGGCCGCCGCGCTCGCGGCGTCGAAGCTGATGGGGCGGGGCGACGAGAAGGCGGCCGACCAGGCCGCCGTCGACGCCATGCGCCAGGCGCTCAACACGCTGGAGATCGACGGCACCGTGGTCATCGGCGAGGGCGAGCGCGACGAGGCGCCGATGCTCTACATCGGCGAGAAGGTCGGCACCGGAAAGGGCCCCAAGATCGACATCGCGCTCGATCCGCTGGAGGGCACGACGATCACCGCCAAGGGCGGGCCCAACGCGCTGGCCGTCATCGCCATGGCGGAGGAGGGCGGCTTCCTCAACGCCCCCGACGTCTACATGGACAAGATCGCGGTCGGCGGCGGCCTGCCGGACGGCGTCGTCGACCTCGACGCCAGCCCGGCGGAGAACCTCAAGAACCTCGCCAAGGCCAAGGGCGTCGAGGTGCACGACCTCGTGGTCTGCATCCTCGACCGGCCGCGCCACAACGAGCTGATCGCTCGCACGCGCGAGGCCGGCGCCCGCATCATGCTGATCGGCGACGGCGACGTGTCGGGCGTGATCGCCACGTCGCAGCCGGAATCCGGCGTCGACATCTACATCGGCTCCGGCGGCGCGCCGGAGGGCGTGCTGGCGGCCGCCGCGCTGCGCTGCATCGGCGGCCAGATGCAGGGCCGCCTGCTGTTCCGCAACGACGACGAGAAGAGCCGCGCCCGGAAGTGGGGCGTCACCGACCTCAACCGCAAGTACGGCATGCTCGACATGGCCAAGGGCGACGTGATGTTCGCGGCCACCGGCGTCACCAACGGCTCGATGCTGAAGGGCGTGCGCCGCTTCGCCGGCGGCGCCGAGACGCATTCGCTGGTGATGCGCTCGAAGACCGGCACCGTGCGCTACGTCGAGGCGGTGCACAATTTCAAGATCAAGAGCGGTCTGCCGAGCTGGGCGTAG
- the recJ gene encoding single-stranded-DNA-specific exonuclease RecJ encodes MVTASIEAAFLGVERSAGGRRWTLRPADERAAGDIARRHDVSDAVARLLTARGIGVDDAADFLDPTLRRFLPDPAHLRDMDLAVARLARAVMDGEHVAVFGDYDVDGGTSSALLARFFRALGRELAVYIPDRIKEGYGPNAPALLALRERGIDVVVTVDCGISAFEPLERAAEAGLDVVVVDHHVAEARLPRACAVVDPNRLDDPSPHKQLAAVGVAFLLVVGVNRALREAGWYGAARPEPDLRRWLDLVALGTVCDVVPLVGVNRALVRQGLRVMAERANTGLAALADVAGVNEPPTAFHAGFLLGPRVNAGGRVGQADLGARLLSSDDPVEAAALAARLDALNAERRAIEAAVLDAAAMEIELAGDPPPVVVVARDGWHPGVIGIVASRLVERFGRPAFVIGLDGDTGKGSGRSVRGVDLGAAVIAARQAGLLVNGGGHTMAAGLTVARDRLPELRAFLTAAIVAQDADGDAGRVLTLDGALAPAAATRKLIDDLERVGPFGAGNAEPRFALTAVRSTWSRAVGTAHVRCTLVGGDGARVNAIAFRAAGKPLGALLSDPASPALHVVGTLRLDRWNGRENVTFHVEDAAPAR; translated from the coding sequence GTGGTGACGGCCTCCATTGAAGCGGCGTTCCTCGGCGTCGAGCGGTCCGCCGGCGGGCGGCGCTGGACGCTGAGGCCGGCCGACGAGCGCGCGGCGGGCGACATCGCGCGCCGGCACGACGTGTCCGACGCGGTCGCCCGTCTATTGACGGCGCGCGGAATAGGCGTCGACGACGCCGCGGATTTCCTCGATCCGACGCTGCGCCGGTTCCTGCCCGATCCGGCGCATCTGCGCGACATGGACCTCGCCGTGGCGCGTCTGGCGCGCGCGGTCATGGACGGCGAGCACGTCGCGGTGTTCGGCGACTACGACGTCGACGGCGGCACCTCCTCGGCGCTGCTGGCGCGCTTCTTCCGCGCGCTCGGCCGCGAGCTCGCCGTGTACATCCCCGACCGCATCAAGGAGGGCTACGGCCCCAACGCGCCGGCGCTGCTGGCGTTGCGGGAACGCGGGATCGACGTCGTCGTCACGGTCGACTGCGGCATCTCCGCGTTCGAGCCGTTGGAACGGGCGGCCGAGGCGGGCCTCGACGTGGTCGTCGTCGACCACCACGTCGCCGAGGCGCGCCTGCCGCGGGCCTGCGCCGTGGTCGATCCCAACCGGCTCGACGATCCCAGCCCGCACAAGCAGCTCGCCGCCGTCGGCGTCGCGTTCCTGCTGGTCGTCGGCGTGAACCGCGCGCTGCGCGAGGCCGGCTGGTACGGCGCCGCGCGGCCGGAGCCCGACCTGCGCCGCTGGCTCGACCTGGTGGCCCTGGGCACGGTGTGCGACGTCGTTCCGCTCGTAGGCGTCAATCGCGCGCTGGTGCGTCAGGGGCTTAGGGTGATGGCGGAGCGCGCCAACACCGGTCTCGCGGCGCTCGCCGACGTCGCCGGGGTGAACGAGCCGCCGACGGCGTTCCATGCCGGCTTCCTCCTCGGTCCGCGCGTCAACGCCGGCGGCCGCGTCGGCCAGGCCGACCTGGGCGCGCGCCTGCTGTCGAGCGACGATCCGGTGGAGGCGGCGGCGCTCGCGGCGCGCCTCGACGCGCTCAACGCCGAACGCCGCGCCATCGAGGCCGCCGTGCTCGACGCCGCGGCGATGGAGATCGAGCTCGCCGGCGATCCGCCGCCGGTCGTGGTCGTGGCGCGCGACGGTTGGCACCCCGGCGTGATCGGCATCGTCGCCAGCCGGCTGGTCGAGCGCTTCGGCCGCCCGGCGTTCGTGATCGGTCTCGACGGCGACACCGGCAAGGGTTCCGGCCGCTCCGTGCGCGGCGTCGACCTCGGCGCCGCCGTGATCGCCGCGCGCCAGGCCGGTCTGCTGGTCAACGGCGGCGGCCACACCATGGCGGCGGGATTGACGGTGGCGCGCGACCGGCTGCCGGAGCTGCGTGCCTTCCTCACCGCGGCGATCGTGGCGCAGGACGCCGACGGCGACGCCGGCCGCGTCCTGACGCTCGACGGCGCACTGGCGCCGGCGGCGGCCACGCGCAAGCTGATCGACGACCTCGAGCGCGTCGGCCCGTTCGGCGCCGGCAACGCCGAGCCGCGCTTCGCGCTGACGGCCGTCCGCTCGACGTGGTCGCGCGCCGTCGGCACGGCGCATGTCCGCTGCACGCTGGTCGGCGGCGACGGCGCGCGCGTCAACGCCATCGCGTTCAGGGCGGCGGGCAAGCCTCTGGGGGCGCTCCTGTCCGACCCCGCGTCACCGGCGCTGCACGTCGTCGGCACGCTGCGCCTGGACCGCTGGAACGGACGCGAGAACGTCACGTTCCACGTCGAGGACGCCGCCCCGGCGCGATGA
- a CDS encoding DUF302 domain-containing protein, with the protein MGNTVIRLAFLVLIAIAPLTAAAADDGIVTRPSPYPVAETIDRLDRVLKDRKVTVFVRVDHAAEAEKASLKMPPAQLLVFGNPRAGTPLMLAAPKIALDLPMKALAWQDAGGKVWISFNSAEYLKRRHGLSDDLAKNVAVIDAIVDAALK; encoded by the coding sequence ATGGGCAACACCGTGATTCGATTGGCGTTTCTGGTCCTGATCGCGATCGCGCCGTTGACCGCAGCGGCGGCGGACGACGGGATCGTGACGCGGCCGAGCCCGTACCCGGTCGCGGAGACGATCGACCGCCTCGACCGCGTCCTCAAGGACAGGAAGGTCACCGTGTTCGTCCGCGTCGACCACGCCGCCGAGGCCGAAAAGGCCAGCCTGAAGATGCCGCCCGCGCAGCTCCTCGTGTTCGGCAACCCGCGCGCCGGCACGCCGCTGATGCTGGCGGCGCCGAAGATCGCGCTCGATCTGCCGATGAAGGCGTTGGCTTGGCAGGACGCGGGCGGCAAGGTCTGGATCAGCTTCAACAGCGCCGAGTATCTCAAGCGGCGCCACGGGCTGAGCGACGACCTCGCGAAGAACGTCGCGGTGATCGACGCCATCGTCGACGCCGCGCTCAAATAG
- a CDS encoding DMT family transporter, producing the protein MNRIPLAHAAAATAALSAGAAVVATRFVIGETDALSLVFYRYVISVMCLAPVLPWLWPRKRLTASEYAKIAMFGVLFFVLFPWAFNASLQYIPAARGAVGLATIPIQTLIVAAAFGRERFTSAKIAGVALAFLGIVVAFGTAAFGHSGSDFLVGDGLMLLGVLCAAIYSVFSRATLMRHGPLFVTALAMAFAVAALSPVIALQHASAALPAQSRDGWFAVVFLGTIAGAAQFPLFMWALRWLPPTTTVLYLTLNPIAAVVLGIILLGEALTTETVVGMALVLVGILVGSGALPARRSEV; encoded by the coding sequence ATGAACAGGATTCCGCTCGCCCATGCCGCGGCGGCGACAGCGGCGCTGAGCGCGGGGGCCGCGGTCGTCGCCACGCGTTTCGTGATCGGCGAGACGGACGCCCTGTCACTCGTCTTCTACCGGTATGTCATCTCGGTGATGTGCCTCGCGCCAGTTCTGCCGTGGCTGTGGCCGCGGAAAAGGCTGACGGCGTCCGAATACGCGAAGATCGCGATGTTTGGAGTCCTGTTCTTCGTGCTGTTCCCCTGGGCCTTCAACGCGTCGCTCCAATACATCCCGGCGGCGCGCGGCGCGGTGGGACTGGCGACGATTCCGATCCAGACCCTGATCGTCGCCGCCGCCTTCGGACGCGAGCGGTTCACGTCGGCCAAGATCGCGGGCGTCGCGCTGGCGTTCCTCGGGATCGTCGTGGCGTTCGGCACCGCCGCGTTCGGGCACAGTGGTTCCGATTTCCTCGTCGGTGACGGGCTGATGCTCCTCGGCGTGCTCTGCGCGGCGATCTATTCGGTCTTCAGCCGCGCGACCTTGATGCGCCACGGACCGCTCTTCGTGACGGCGCTGGCGATGGCGTTCGCGGTGGCGGCGTTGTCGCCGGTCATAGCGCTCCAGCACGCGAGCGCCGCCCTGCCCGCCCAGAGCCGCGATGGCTGGTTCGCCGTCGTGTTCCTCGGAACGATCGCCGGCGCCGCCCAGTTCCCGCTGTTCATGTGGGCGCTGCGCTGGCTGCCGCCGACGACGACCGTCCTCTACCTGACGCTCAATCCGATCGCCGCGGTGGTGCTGGGGATCATCCTGCTGGGCGAGGCGCTGACGACGGAGACCGTCGTCGGCATGGCGCTCGTTCTCGTCGGCATCCTGGTCGGCAGCGGCGCCTTGCCGGCGCGGAGATCAGAGGTCTGA
- a CDS encoding helix-turn-helix transcriptional regulator, producing MEKKDFRSTCSIARALDVVGDKWTLLVVRDLMWHGKRTFQALQESAERVPSNILSQRLKKLVGWGLVGREAYQDRPVRYAYHLTDQGRSLEPVLLQIMEWGHAHLGGGGRFDPITGRSWHPDA from the coding sequence ATGGAAAAGAAGGATTTTCGGTCGACCTGCTCCATCGCGCGGGCGCTGGACGTCGTGGGCGACAAGTGGACGTTGCTCGTCGTGCGCGACCTGATGTGGCACGGGAAGCGCACCTTCCAGGCGCTCCAGGAAAGCGCCGAGCGCGTCCCCTCGAACATCCTGTCCCAGCGGCTCAAGAAACTCGTTGGATGGGGTTTGGTGGGGCGCGAGGCCTACCAGGATCGGCCCGTGCGGTACGCCTACCACCTGACCGATCAAGGGAGGTCGCTCGAGCCCGTCCTGCTCCAGATCATGGAGTGGGGGCACGCCCATCTTGGCGGAGGGGGGCGTTTCGACCCGATCACGGGCCGCAGCTGGCATCCGGACGCGTAG
- a CDS encoding DUF1993 domain-containing protein, with the protein MATSLHDLCVPSFLQTLAAVEGFLDKGLAYCTEKGIDPAAIVETRLFDDMLPFRFQIVSVAQHSLGAVKGVLAGQFEPPGASTADYAGLRQLVADAREGLSAVAPAELNAREGQDVIFLLRGNKIPFTAEGFIQSFSLPNFYFHATTAYDILRMKGVPLGKRDFLGRMRMKG; encoded by the coding sequence ATGGCGACTTCGCTGCACGACCTGTGCGTTCCCAGCTTTCTCCAGACGCTCGCGGCGGTCGAGGGTTTCCTCGACAAGGGGCTGGCGTACTGCACGGAGAAGGGAATCGATCCGGCGGCGATCGTCGAGACCCGCCTGTTCGACGATATGCTGCCCTTCCGCTTCCAGATCGTGTCGGTGGCGCAGCATTCGCTGGGAGCGGTCAAGGGCGTGCTCGCCGGCCAGTTCGAGCCACCCGGCGCCTCGACCGCCGACTACGCCGGCCTGCGGCAGCTCGTCGCCGACGCGCGCGAGGGCCTCTCGGCGGTGGCGCCGGCCGAGCTGAACGCCCGCGAGGGCCAGGACGTGATCTTCCTCCTGCGGGGCAACAAGATCCCGTTCACCGCCGAGGGCTTCATCCAGTCGTTTTCGCTGCCGAACTTCTATTTCCACGCCACCACGGCCTACGACATCCTACGCATGAAGGGCGTGCCGCTCGGCAAGCGCGACTTCCTCGGCCGGATGCGCATGAAGGGCTGA
- a CDS encoding phytanoyl-CoA dioxygenase family protein, giving the protein MLANTTRALTEAQREQWAVDGYLQIEGALSPAEVEFFSAQLDRVRTLPGYEPAPGRLPRGHYAWVDHADPDPSAFMDRRDLLTYHQAFIDLIDRPRVFDLILDLMGPFIQFSMSQAIVRPSTDTFPGYTHTDGGEGQRGIRVTETSRPLAVKVMYLLTDVTEPESGNFTIFPGSHLRPFPERLDRIPNPRMPGAVPLLGKAGDAYVFPHAIWHGPSPNRSGKARKTILYNYCQMFMRAYDFGAPYAALFERCTPRQRRLLGDLGHDFRPGDFFYAPVDHEALMAGGA; this is encoded by the coding sequence ATGCTCGCCAACACCACCCGCGCCCTGACCGAGGCGCAGCGCGAGCAATGGGCCGTCGACGGCTACCTGCAGATCGAGGGCGCGCTGAGTCCGGCGGAGGTCGAGTTCTTCTCGGCGCAGCTCGACCGCGTGCGGACGTTGCCGGGCTACGAACCGGCACCCGGCCGCCTGCCGCGCGGCCACTACGCCTGGGTCGACCACGCCGACCCCGACCCGTCGGCGTTCATGGACCGGCGCGACCTGCTGACCTACCACCAGGCGTTCATCGACCTGATCGACCGCCCGCGCGTGTTCGACCTGATCCTCGACCTGATGGGACCCTTCATCCAGTTCTCGATGAGCCAGGCGATCGTGCGTCCGTCGACCGACACGTTCCCGGGATACACCCACACCGATGGCGGCGAGGGCCAGCGCGGCATCCGGGTCACCGAGACCAGCCGGCCGCTGGCCGTGAAGGTCATGTATCTGCTGACCGACGTCACGGAGCCGGAGAGCGGCAACTTCACGATCTTTCCCGGCAGCCACCTGAGGCCTTTCCCGGAGCGGCTGGACCGCATTCCCAATCCGCGCATGCCCGGCGCGGTGCCGCTGCTGGGCAAGGCCGGGGACGCCTATGTGTTTCCGCACGCGATCTGGCACGGTCCGTCGCCCAACCGCTCCGGCAAGGCCCGCAAGACCATCCTCTACAACTATTGCCAGATGTTCATGCGCGCCTACGATTTCGGCGCGCCCTACGCTGCGCTGTTCGAGCGCTGCACGCCGCGCCAGCGCCGCCTGCTCGGCGATCTCGGTCACGATTTCCGGCCCGGCGATTTCTTCTACGCCCCGGTGGACCACGAGGCGCTGATGGCCGGCGGCGCCTGA
- a CDS encoding sigma-70 family RNA polymerase sigma factor, whose protein sequence is MEGVMVAIQAETNDFHEQLKAVLPRLRIYAISLTRDRDRADDLVQEAVTKALIGRGSFRPGTNFAAWVFRIQRNEFISGLRRTRPTVPIDTAVAESLTQRPLQEGGLIMREFLCAFDKLSAGQREALVLSVIEGQPYDVIAAHAGVSVGTIKSRVSRARATLERLLTGDDVEIGGAVDVAALEDARVDNRRARRSDAGPRLSPAAAA, encoded by the coding sequence GTGGAGGGTGTTATGGTTGCCATTCAAGCCGAGACCAACGATTTCCACGAACAGCTCAAAGCGGTCCTCCCCCGGCTGCGCATCTACGCCATCTCGCTGACCCGCGACCGCGACCGCGCCGACGATCTGGTGCAGGAGGCGGTGACCAAGGCGCTGATCGGCCGCGGCAGTTTCCGGCCGGGCACCAACTTCGCAGCCTGGGTCTTCCGGATCCAGCGCAACGAGTTCATCTCCGGCCTGCGGCGCACGCGCCCGACCGTGCCGATCGACACCGCCGTCGCCGAGTCGCTCACGCAGCGGCCGCTGCAGGAGGGTGGGCTGATCATGCGCGAGTTCCTCTGCGCGTTCGACAAGCTGTCGGCGGGGCAGCGCGAGGCGCTGGTGCTGTCGGTCATCGAAGGCCAGCCCTACGACGTGATCGCTGCGCACGCCGGCGTCTCCGTCGGCACGATCAAGAGCCGCGTCTCTCGCGCGCGGGCGACGCTTGAGCGGCTGTTGACGGGCGACGACGTCGAGATCGGCGGCGCCGTGGACGTCGCCGCGCTCGAAGATGCGCGCGTCGACAACCGCCGGGCGCGCCGGTCCGACGCGGGCCCCCGTCTTTCGCCGGCCGCGGCCGCGTGA
- a CDS encoding sigma-70 family RNA polymerase sigma factor, which yields MFRDDVVAVMPDLRAFGRFLCRDREAADDLVQNTILTALDKQERFEPGTNLKSWLFTIMRNRYYGDLRAQRRGRRALDEGDLDSLTPSPLAEPASTMADLSGALWKLNPRYREALVLVGAVGFSYEEAAELCACSVGTLKARVSRARRLLAEQLG from the coding sequence GTGTTCAGGGACGATGTCGTAGCGGTGATGCCGGATCTACGCGCGTTCGGCAGATTTCTCTGCCGCGACCGCGAGGCCGCCGACGATCTCGTCCAGAACACGATCCTCACGGCGCTGGACAAGCAGGAGCGGTTCGAGCCCGGAACCAATCTGAAATCGTGGTTGTTCACGATCATGCGCAATCGCTACTACGGCGATCTGCGCGCGCAACGACGCGGCCGGCGGGCGTTGGACGAGGGCGATCTCGACTCCCTCACGCCGTCGCCGCTTGCAGAACCGGCATCGACGATGGCGGACCTTTCTGGGGCCCTCTGGAAACTCAATCCGCGCTACCGCGAGGCGCTGGTTTTGGTCGGCGCCGTCGGATTCTCCTACGAGGAGGCGGCCGAGCTCTGCGCCTGCTCCGTCGGCACTTTGAAGGCGCGCGTCTCGCGCGCGCGCCGGCTGCTGGCCGAGCAATTGGGCTGA
- a CDS encoding CsbD family protein, with protein MNWDRIEGNWKQLAGQVKEGWGKLTEDDLTVVAGKRDQLVGRIQERYGVARDEAEKQVKAWEERL; from the coding sequence ATGAACTGGGATCGCATCGAAGGCAATTGGAAGCAACTCGCCGGCCAGGTCAAGGAAGGCTGGGGCAAGCTCACCGAGGACGACCTCACGGTCGTGGCGGGCAAGCGCGACCAGCTCGTCGGCCGCATCCAGGAGCGCTACGGCGTCGCGCGGGACGAGGCGGAGAAGCAGGTGAAGGCCTGGGAGGAGCGGCTTTAG
- a CDS encoding DUF1328 domain-containing protein: MLHWSLVFLVVALVAAGLGFSGLASTAAGFAQILFFIFLALFVVSVIGGLLRRQR, from the coding sequence ATGTTGCACTGGTCGCTTGTCTTTCTGGTGGTCGCGCTGGTCGCGGCCGGTCTCGGGTTCAGCGGCCTCGCCTCCACGGCGGCGGGCTTCGCCCAGATCCTGTTCTTCATCTTCTTGGCGCTGTTCGTCGTCAGCGTCATCGGCGGCCTTCTGCGCCGGCAACGCTGA
- the dps gene encoding DNA starvation/stationary phase protection protein Dps, with the protein MPTTEHARTATAPRVANGARKGPRLLPTRNDIPVDVRGKMVDLLNACLADGLDLQMQLKQAHWNVRGPDFIQLHELFDKLYGNVVRHNDTIAERIAALGGTAEGTVRVVAERSRLADYPLTVQAGREHVAKVADAVAAFCGKVRGAIDQADEAQDADTTDLFTSVSRALDQDLWFVEAHETAQT; encoded by the coding sequence ATGCCGACGACCGAACATGCCCGCACCGCGACCGCGCCCCGTGTCGCCAATGGCGCGCGAAAAGGGCCGCGCCTGCTGCCGACGCGCAACGACATCCCCGTCGACGTGCGTGGCAAAATGGTCGATCTGCTGAACGCATGCCTGGCGGACGGCTTGGACCTGCAGATGCAACTCAAGCAGGCGCATTGGAACGTGCGCGGCCCCGATTTCATCCAGTTGCACGAGCTGTTCGACAAGCTCTACGGCAACGTCGTAAGGCACAACGACACGATCGCGGAGCGTATCGCGGCCCTTGGCGGGACCGCCGAGGGCACCGTACGCGTGGTGGCCGAGCGCTCGCGCCTCGCGGACTACCCGCTGACCGTCCAGGCGGGCCGCGAGCACGTGGCGAAGGTGGCCGACGCCGTGGCGGCGTTCTGCGGCAAGGTCCGGGGTGCCATCGACCAGGCGGACGAAGCTCAGGACGCCGATACAACCGACCTGTTCACGTCCGTCTCAAGGGCGCTGGACCAGGACCTCTGGTTCGTCGAGGCGCACGAGACGGCGCAGACCTGA
- a CDS encoding response regulator has protein sequence MAQTKTGMPEAVGAMLPFLRRYARALTGSQERGDEWVRLCAEVLLEQPLAADGADTKLSVFALFHRLRQPFGALDEREAGAEGAPGRLKERLSEMPALQRQVLLLTVLEGFSVDDAARVLSVAPATAVAALHAARDELKRVASVRVLVIEDEAVIALDVAKIVRNAGHEVVGIAATEKMAVDLARKHQPHLVLADIQLKGGDNGIEAVREILKGIQVPVIFVTGFPEQLLTGSGREPAFVITKPFDPDLLRTAMAQALNTVVI, from the coding sequence TTGGCACAGACGAAAACGGGCATGCCGGAGGCGGTCGGCGCGATGCTGCCGTTCCTGCGGCGCTATGCGCGCGCGTTGACGGGCTCGCAGGAGCGCGGCGACGAGTGGGTCCGTCTCTGCGCCGAGGTCCTGCTTGAGCAGCCGCTGGCGGCCGATGGCGCCGACACGAAGCTGAGCGTGTTCGCGCTGTTCCATCGCCTCCGCCAGCCTTTCGGCGCGCTCGACGAGCGCGAGGCGGGCGCTGAGGGCGCTCCGGGCCGCCTCAAGGAGCGTCTGAGCGAGATGCCCGCGCTGCAGCGCCAGGTGCTGCTGTTGACGGTGCTGGAGGGCTTCTCCGTCGACGACGCCGCGCGGGTGCTGAGTGTCGCCCCGGCCACCGCCGTCGCGGCGCTGCATGCGGCGCGCGACGAGCTCAAGCGGGTCGCGTCGGTGCGCGTGCTGGTGATCGAGGACGAGGCCGTCATCGCGCTCGACGTCGCCAAGATCGTGCGCAACGCCGGGCACGAGGTGGTCGGCATCGCCGCGACGGAGAAGATGGCCGTCGATCTGGCGCGCAAGCACCAGCCGCATCTCGTCCTCGCGGACATCCAGCTCAAGGGTGGCGACAACGGCATCGAGGCGGTGCGCGAGATCCTCAAGGGGATACAGGTGCCGGTGATCTTCGTGACAGGCTTCCCCGAGCAGCTCCTGACCGGCAGCGGCCGGGAGCCGGCGTTCGTCATCACGAAGCCGTTCGATCCGGACCTCCTCCGCACAGCGATGGCGCAGGCGTTGAACACCGTGGTGATCTGA